DNA from Deltaproteobacteria bacterium:
AGAAAGCGGTTTATCCTTCCCCCTGTAAAAGGTGAATCGGCCATCATAAGGTCACTCTGTTCTTTTGCCAGATCATAGGTCAGGGCAAGGGCATTGATAGTAGGACGAAAACACGGGTGATTGAAAAGATTTTCCACTTTCTCACCGAAGGCATAGACTTCAGGTTTCATGGCCTGAATGCTTTCGATATACTCCTTTCCAGTCTTCATACGTTCCTCCTTTTTATTGTGCCCTTTCCTGGCAGGTCGTTTGCCGCTCATGTATGCCTTTGGGAAATAGCTATTTAAAATCGACAGTCACAGGGTTATTTATCTCAAACTTCAAGCCTTCGACACTTTTCACCAATGCCTTCGTTTCTTCGATAGACTCCGGTTTTGAGGCGCTCAGTTTCTTGAATAGCTCAGGATTACTCACGATCTTACCGAAATCCATCTCAATGAGAGTAACTGTTGAGCCGTCTCTGTACGTAGCATTCGTTTTTACGATAGTTCCTTCGATGTGAAGTGAAATCTTCAGCTTCATATCCTGAAAAAGGTTCTTCATCATTTCCAGGGACTGGTTGTCTGATTCCTTATTTGGTTTCTCTTCGGTACCCTTGGTAGTGTCCGGGGCGCTTGGTGTATCGCCTCCTGCATCTTTTCGCGCAGGAAATGTGACGACAAGCCTGGAAGGAGAGCCCTTAATGAATGAAAAAAGAAGATATTCCTCTTTTGGGGGGGAATCGCTTTTCTCAGCTTTTTTCCCATCCACCTTGTCACTGGGGTTCTGGTTGACCTTCACCAGACTGATATCCTGAAAAGCATAAACGGCAGAGTATCCGCTGCCCGTATCCGTCTTTACCGGTTTGGCGGATATGAACTTCACCGTGGAACCAAACATTTTGGCGCGTGTTTCGGCATCCTTTAGCAACTTTGCAATGACATCGTCGCGGGTTTTCTTTTCTCCCTTTTTGGAATCGCCTTTGACCGCATTTTTATTGTCCTGATCGCCTTTCTGCTTCTCGACGTTTCCCATGCTGTCTGCAAGCGATTCCATGAGTTCAAGCATGGTGTTGGAGAAGAGGGCGGTCTCTTCAATTGTTCCGCTGCCGTCCGGCTTTATGTGAATGACAGTGGTATCTTGAATACAACCGGAAAAGAAAGCGACCACAAGCAAGCACAGGGCGCTGGAGAAAAATCGCTTCATACGAGTCTCCTTAGTTTGGCGGTTCAGGAACTTTATATTGACTATCATGAATTGAATGGAAAATTCCACTACGAAGAAGAAAATTGACGGCGGGGAAGTTTCCTCGCCTGTCGAAATATGCTTTCCCCAAGTATGAATTGACATTTTCACCCTCCCTCGTTACAGTCCACGAGGATTATCAATTCTTTTAAGGGAGGTCACTATGGAAGGATCAGATCTGGGAAAATATTGTAAAAGAGCCATCCAGGGCGGAGCGACTCACGCGAAAGTAATCCATCCGGACAGCGTTGTAACAGCCCCGTGGGTAAGATTGAAATGCCTGTTCGGGTGCCCGTACAGGACGGGCCATTGCTGTCCACCTGAAACGCCGGCACCGGAGCAGACAAGAGCAATCCTGGATTCCTATGAGCGGGCTATCCTCTTTCATCGGGAAGCCCCCAGAGCCAAGGACCGCGGAGCAATGAACATGAAGTTCTTTGATATGCTGGTTACCATGGAGGGGGATCTCTTCAAGGATGGCTATTACAAAGCATTTGCAATACTGGCCGGTCCCTGCGCGCTCTGTAAGGAGTGCGGCAAAGTTACGGGGATTTCATGCCGCTTTCCGGCCAAGGCGCGGCCTTCAATGGAGGCCTGCGGAATTGATGTCTTTCAGACAGTTCGGAATAACGGCTTTTTTATCCAGACCCTCCGGGAAAAAACAGAAACACAGAACATCTATTGTCTGATGCTTGTCGATTAACGGTTTTAGGGTCCGGCAAATTGATTGAATGT
Protein-coding regions in this window:
- a CDS encoding DUF2284 domain-containing protein; amino-acid sequence: MEGSDLGKYCKRAIQGGATHAKVIHPDSVVTAPWVRLKCLFGCPYRTGHCCPPETPAPEQTRAILDSYERAILFHREAPRAKDRGAMNMKFFDMLVTMEGDLFKDGYYKAFAILAGPCALCKECGKVTGISCRFPAKARPSMEACGIDVFQTVRNNGFFIQTLREKTETQNIYCLMLVD